The Acidicapsa ligni DNA window TTCGTCAAGAGCGGCATCCAAGTCCGCGATGTCTTCGGAGCAACCGGGTCCTAAGCGATGCCTCTCTTATTTGATTCATCCATCTACATCACCGCTTTACGTGAAGGCAGCGCAGCCCTGCTGCTTCAGCGGTGGTCCCGGGAAAGCCCCCTCTGGCTCAGTTCTGTCGTTCTGGAGGAACTCTACGCGGGCGCGAATCCCGGAGACCATCGCATTCTGGAACGGCTGGAACGGGACTTTGAACGAGCCCGCCGCGTCCTTACGCCGAATCTCACCGACTGGACGAGCGCAGGCAAGATTCTTGCCAA harbors:
- a CDS encoding type II toxin-antitoxin system VapC family toxin, yielding MPLLFDSSIYITALREGSAALLLQRWSRESPLWLSSVVLEELYAGANPGDHRILERLERDFERARRVLTPNLTDWTSAGKILAKVGQKFGYEQIGRSRLTNDALIAASASRVGITVLTTNQRDFERLAGFCPLQWQVRSFEAS